A window from Fusobacterium sp. encodes these proteins:
- a CDS encoding HAD family phosphatase translates to MKEIKLVIFDMDGLLLDTERLSNIAWIEAGKNMGIEITYNILRRIKGGNLKNAISVLMDFLEEEECKKLIEEKNRIQVRVIEEEGIRLKKGVLELLAFLKEKKMKIAVATSTGKETATRELQDTGIYKYFDEFVFGDEVKNGKPNPEIFLAACKKFDISVENAIVLEDSVLGLKAAVSGGIKCIVVEDTVQLTEKENRLPYKKYESLLEVKNFFKEVI, encoded by the coding sequence ATGAAAGAGATAAAATTAGTAATCTTTGATATGGATGGACTACTTCTGGATACAGAAAGACTTTCAAATATTGCCTGGATAGAAGCTGGGAAAAATATGGGAATAGAGATTACCTATAATATTCTGAGAAGAATAAAAGGTGGTAATCTTAAAAATGCAATCAGTGTACTGATGGACTTTTTAGAAGAAGAAGAATGTAAAAAACTTATTGAAGAAAAGAACAGAATACAGGTAAGAGTTATTGAAGAAGAAGGGATAAGGTTAAAAAAGGGAGTATTAGAATTATTGGCTTTTTTAAAGGAAAAGAAAATGAAAATAGCAGTAGCAACATCTACAGGAAAAGAAACTGCAACAAGAGAATTACAAGACACAGGAATATATAAATATTTTGATGAATTTGTTTTTGGAGATGAAGTGAAGAATGGAAAACCAAATCCAGAAATATTTCTTGCAGCATGTAAAAAATTTGATATTTCTGTGGAGAATGCCATAGTTCTTGAAGATTCTGTATTAGGATTGAAAGCGGCTGTTTCAGGAGGAATAAAATGTATAGTGGTAGAAGATACTGTACAGCTTACTGAAAAGGAAAACAGACTGCCATATAAAAAGTATGAAAGTCTGTTGGAAGTGAAAAATTTCTTTAAAGAAGTAATATAA
- a CDS encoding DNA polymerase III subunit alpha — protein MIKNFVHLHLHTEYSLLDGVGKIDDYLDRAKVLGMHAVGITDHGNLFGVLEFYKKAIKKGIKPVIGLEAYVSEFSMLEKEGRIFHLVLLAENNKGYQNLLKISSESYIKGFYYKPRIDKEFLKTHSEGIIALSACMQGEIPRRILDNESEEKVDETVNEYIDIFGKDNFYIEVQANGVKGQTALNERLYDLAQKHHLKMAATNDTHYVNEGEHTLQDILICVQTGAKVSDEKRMRIETDELFLKSREQIIDGLGAKYLEAVNNTSKIAERCNVDIEFGKFKFPNYKIPSCVKTIEEFLKKLVYFGLSKRYPRGLTISVLERAEYELSVIEKMGYAAYFVVVWDFIDYAKRNRIPIGPGRGSAAGSLIAYALGITELDPLNYNLIFERFLNPERISMPDIDIDICQERRQEVIEYVIRKYGEDKVAQIITFGTMKARAAIRDVGRVMDTPLSKIDSVAKLVPFNATIQQTLNNVEEFKNLYLNDPEIQKVIDISARLENKVRHASVHAAGIVITKDPLTDTVPLYSDNKNKVVSTQYQMKELEDLGLLKMDFLGLRNLTNLQRTIDYIKEDLGEDIALSDIPLNSKKVYEMLSRGDTSGVFQLESQGIRKILLKLKPDRFEDIIALLALYRPGPLGSGMVDDFIDGKNGASEIKYPHPSLELTLKETYGVILYQEQVMKIANIMANYSLGEADLLRRAMGKKNIQIMEENREKFVERSIANGYTKEKAIEMFELIDKFAGYGFNKSHSAAYALIAYWTAYFKAYYMKHYYASLMTSEMSHVEDIAFYMEDARAHNLKLHLPDINRASPKFIVDKEGIIFSLAAIKNVGEGVSGKILEEYNENGEYKNFEDFVVRTRKHGLNKKALESLILAGALDALPGNRRQKFESVDKILDYAARKIKEDEIQQMNLFGEAKSSLGVFTLPQVPEYSLEELLAREKEYLGFYFSAHPLDNYRRLIEVYRLSKISELKEEKSVQIFRTCGILREIKKIVTKKTGQIMCLFELEDYYDKINCVIFPRDYTENAHMFIEGKIVYIEGTVQTDYFKGEETKKLIVKNIKFLDDIVRDKKFTAYILLKEEDKDKFSRLKKIILSYPGDTKLNFAIKTKTVKEIRATKYKIAPSRLFIDEIIDLIGIDKLTIK, from the coding sequence ATGATAAAAAACTTTGTTCATCTTCATCTTCATACTGAGTACAGCCTCCTTGATGGAGTAGGAAAAATAGATGATTATTTAGATAGAGCAAAAGTGCTTGGAATGCATGCAGTAGGGATAACAGATCATGGAAATCTTTTTGGAGTGCTGGAATTTTACAAAAAAGCAATAAAAAAAGGAATAAAACCAGTAATTGGTCTAGAAGCATATGTATCTGAATTTTCTATGCTTGAAAAAGAAGGAAGAATATTTCATCTGGTACTTCTTGCTGAAAATAATAAAGGATATCAAAATCTTCTTAAAATAAGTTCAGAAAGTTATATTAAAGGTTTTTATTATAAACCAAGAATTGACAAAGAATTTTTAAAGACTCATAGTGAAGGGATAATAGCTCTTTCAGCTTGTATGCAGGGAGAAATTCCAAGAAGAATTCTGGATAATGAGAGTGAAGAAAAAGTAGATGAAACAGTAAATGAATACATAGATATTTTTGGAAAAGATAATTTTTATATAGAAGTACAAGCAAATGGAGTAAAGGGACAGACAGCTCTTAATGAAAGACTCTATGATCTAGCTCAGAAACACCATTTAAAAATGGCAGCAACAAATGATACTCACTATGTAAATGAAGGGGAACATACTCTTCAAGATATTCTAATATGTGTTCAAACAGGAGCAAAAGTATCTGATGAAAAAAGAATGAGAATAGAAACAGATGAGCTTTTTCTTAAAAGCAGAGAACAAATAATAGATGGATTAGGAGCAAAATATCTGGAAGCGGTAAATAATACTTCCAAAATAGCTGAAAGGTGTAATGTAGATATAGAGTTTGGAAAGTTTAAATTTCCAAATTATAAAATACCATCTTGTGTAAAAACAATAGAAGAATTTTTGAAAAAGCTTGTATACTTTGGTCTTTCTAAAAGGTATCCTCGTGGATTGACAATATCAGTTTTAGAAAGAGCAGAATATGAATTATCAGTTATAGAAAAAATGGGATATGCTGCATATTTTGTAGTTGTATGGGATTTTATAGATTATGCAAAAAGAAATAGAATTCCAATAGGACCAGGAAGAGGATCAGCTGCTGGAAGTCTTATAGCCTATGCTCTTGGAATAACAGAACTTGATCCATTAAATTATAACCTTATCTTTGAAAGATTTTTAAATCCTGAAAGAATATCTATGCCAGATATAGATATAGATATTTGTCAAGAAAGAAGACAGGAAGTAATAGAATATGTTATCAGAAAATATGGAGAAGATAAAGTAGCCCAAATTATAACTTTTGGAACGATGAAAGCAAGAGCAGCAATAAGAGATGTGGGAAGGGTTATGGATACACCTCTTTCTAAGATAGACAGTGTTGCTAAATTAGTTCCATTTAATGCAACTATACAACAGACACTTAATAATGTAGAAGAATTTAAAAATCTATATCTTAATGACCCAGAGATACAAAAAGTAATAGATATATCTGCAAGATTGGAAAATAAAGTGAGACACGCTTCTGTTCATGCTGCTGGAATAGTTATAACAAAAGATCCTTTGACAGATACAGTTCCATTATATAGTGATAATAAAAATAAAGTAGTATCTACACAATATCAGATGAAAGAACTGGAAGATCTTGGATTACTGAAAATGGATTTTCTTGGACTTAGAAATCTTACTAATCTGCAAAGAACAATAGATTATATAAAAGAAGATTTAGGAGAAGATATAGCACTATCAGATATACCTCTTAATTCTAAAAAGGTATATGAAATGCTTTCTAGGGGAGATACATCTGGAGTCTTTCAGTTGGAATCCCAAGGAATAAGAAAAATATTACTAAAATTAAAACCAGATAGGTTTGAAGATATAATAGCTCTTCTGGCTTTATACAGACCAGGACCTTTAGGTTCAGGAATGGTAGATGATTTTATAGATGGAAAGAATGGAGCATCAGAAATAAAATATCCTCATCCTTCTCTTGAACTTACTTTGAAAGAAACTTATGGGGTAATACTTTATCAAGAACAGGTAATGAAAATAGCTAATATAATGGCAAATTATTCTCTGGGAGAAGCAGATTTGTTAAGAAGAGCTATGGGTAAAAAAAATATCCAGATAATGGAGGAAAATAGAGAAAAATTTGTAGAAAGATCTATAGCAAATGGATATACAAAAGAAAAAGCAATAGAGATGTTTGAATTGATAGATAAGTTTGCGGGATATGGATTTAATAAGTCTCATTCGGCAGCATATGCTCTTATAGCTTATTGGACAGCATACTTTAAAGCTTATTATATGAAACATTACTATGCCTCTCTTATGACTTCAGAAATGAGTCATGTGGAAGACATAGCTTTTTATATGGAAGATGCTAGAGCTCACAATTTAAAATTACATTTACCAGATATAAATAGGGCAAGTCCAAAATTCATAGTGGATAAAGAAGGAATAATCTTTTCTCTTGCAGCTATAAAGAATGTAGGAGAAGGTGTATCAGGAAAAATATTAGAAGAATATAATGAAAATGGAGAATATAAAAACTTTGAGGATTTTGTAGTTCGTACAAGAAAACATGGTTTAAATAAAAAAGCATTAGAATCTCTTATACTAGCAGGGGCATTAGATGCTCTTCCAGGAAATAGAAGGCAGAAATTTGAATCAGTGGATAAAATATTAGACTATGCAGCAAGAAAGATAAAAGAAGATGAAATACAGCAAATGAATCTTTTTGGAGAGGCTAAATCTTCCCTTGGTGTTTTTACTCTTCCACAAGTGCCAGAATATTCTTTAGAAGAATTACTAGCAAGGGAAAAGGAATATCTTGGATTCTATTTCAGTGCCCACCCATTAGATAATTATAGAAGACTAATAGAAGTTTATAGACTTTCTAAAATATCAGAACTGAAAGAGGAAAAATCTGTACAGATTTTCAGAACATGTGGTATACTTAGAGAGATTAAAAAAATAGTTACAAAAAAAACTGGACAAATTATGTGTTTGTTTGAATTAGAGGATTATTATGATAAAATAAATTGTGTAATTTTTCCTAGAGATTATACAGAAAATGCTCATATGTTTATAGAAGGGAAAATTGTATATATTGAAGGAACTGTACAGACAGATTATTTCAAAGGAGAAGAAACTAAAAAACTAATTGTAAAAAACATAAAATTTTTGGATGATATAGTGAGAGACAAGAAATTTACTGCCTATATACTTTTAAAAGAAGAAGATAAAGATAAATTCAGCAGATTGAAAAAGATAATTCTCTCTTATCCTGGAGATACAAAGCTAAATTTTGCAATAAAAACAAAAACAGTTAAAGAAATAAGAGCTACTAAATATAAGATAGCTCCATCAAGATTGTTTATAGATGAAATCATAGATTTGATCGGAATTGATAAGCTTACTATAAAATAA
- a CDS encoding acetyl-CoA carboxylase biotin carboxyl carrier protein, with translation MRGDIKAVEELMKVLHEQKLTEISYEDSNFKVTIKGPLTAAVKKEIVKESKVIENKETVNSKEVLSDHIGRYFYMKKNGEPVIEVGQKIKTGQEIGYISTVGVNTTITSSYSGIIEEIYIENGNPVDYGRPLLKIKI, from the coding sequence ATGAGGGGAGATATAAAGGCAGTTGAAGAATTAATGAAAGTTCTGCATGAGCAGAAGCTTACAGAGATATCATATGAGGATTCTAATTTTAAGGTTACAATTAAAGGACCCCTTACTGCAGCAGTAAAAAAAGAAATAGTAAAAGAAAGTAAAGTTATAGAAAATAAAGAAACAGTAAATTCTAAAGAGGTACTGTCTGATCATATAGGAAGATATTTTTATATGAAAAAGAATGGAGAGCCTGTAATAGAAGTGGGGCAGAAAATAAAGACTGGACAGGAAATTGGATATATTTCAACAGTTGGAGTGAATACTACTATTACTTCTAGTTATTCTGGAATTATAGAGGAAATATATATTGAAAATGGTAATCCAGTAGATTATGGAAGACCACTATTAAAGATCAAAATTTAA
- the accC gene encoding acetyl-CoA carboxylase biotin carboxylase subunit produces MFKKILIANRGEIAVRIIRAAKELGIKTVAVYSEADKESLHVILADEAVCIGGISSSESYLKIPNIIAAAEITGADAIHPGYGFLSENARFGKICEMHNIAFIGPRPECIIKMGDKATARATAIENGVPVTNGTGIIKSIAEAKKEVNERITYPVMIKATAGGGGKGMRIARNDEELAANIVAAQNEAESAFGNPDVYIEKFVEDPRHIEIQIMGDKHGNVIYLGERDCSIQRRHQKLIEEAPSFSLPYGIRKAMGEAAVTLAKAINYDSAGTLEFLVDKNNDFFFMEMNTRVQVEHTVTEMVTGVDIIKLQIKVAAGEKLNIAQDDVILYGHAIECRINAEDSENDFLPSPGVLTKYIVPGGNGIRVDSHSYQGYEISPYYDSMIGKLIAFGINREEAIAKMKRALSEYIIEGIDTTIPFHLEVFNNELYLEGKTSTNFIEENFSKKNN; encoded by the coding sequence ATGTTTAAAAAAATACTTATTGCTAATAGAGGAGAGATAGCAGTCAGGATAATAAGGGCAGCAAAAGAATTAGGAATAAAAACAGTTGCTGTATATTCAGAAGCTGATAAGGAAAGTCTTCATGTAATTCTTGCAGACGAAGCTGTCTGTATAGGAGGAATTTCAAGCTCAGAATCTTATTTGAAGATACCTAATATAATAGCAGCAGCAGAGATTACAGGTGCAGATGCTATTCATCCAGGTTATGGATTTCTTTCCGAAAATGCGAGATTTGGAAAGATTTGTGAAATGCACAATATAGCTTTTATTGGACCTAGACCTGAATGTATAATAAAAATGGGAGATAAGGCTACTGCCAGAGCTACTGCTATAGAAAATGGAGTTCCAGTAACTAATGGAACTGGAATAATTAAAAGTATTGCAGAAGCTAAAAAAGAAGTAAATGAGAGGATAACATACCCTGTAATGATTAAAGCCACTGCTGGTGGTGGAGGAAAAGGGATGAGAATTGCCAGAAATGATGAAGAATTAGCTGCAAATATAGTAGCTGCTCAAAATGAAGCAGAATCAGCATTTGGCAATCCAGATGTATATATAGAAAAGTTTGTAGAAGATCCTAGACATATAGAAATCCAGATAATGGGAGATAAACATGGAAATGTTATCTATCTGGGAGAGAGAGATTGTTCTATCCAAAGAAGACATCAGAAGCTGATAGAAGAGGCTCCATCATTTTCTTTGCCTTATGGTATCAGAAAAGCTATGGGAGAGGCAGCTGTAACTCTTGCTAAGGCCATAAATTATGATTCAGCAGGAACTTTAGAATTTCTTGTTGATAAAAATAATGATTTCTTTTTTATGGAAATGAATACAAGAGTACAAGTAGAACATACTGTAACTGAAATGGTAACAGGTGTTGACATTATAAAGCTTCAAATAAAAGTAGCAGCAGGAGAAAAGTTAAATATAGCCCAAGATGATGTTATATTATATGGACATGCTATTGAATGCAGAATTAATGCAGAAGATTCTGAAAATGATTTTCTACCATCACCAGGAGTGCTTACAAAATATATTGTTCCTGGAGGAAATGGGATAAGAGTGGATTCACATTCATATCAAGGCTATGAAATCAGTCCTTATTATGACTCAATGATAGGTAAATTAATCGCTTTTGGAATAAATAGAGAAGAAGCCATTGCAAAAATGAAAAGAGCATTGAGTGAGTATATAATTGAAGGAATAGATACAACTATTCCATTTCATTTAGAAGTTTTCAATAATGAATTATACCTTGAAGGAAAAACTTCAACTAACTTTATAGAAGAAAATTTTTCTAAAAAAAATAATTAA
- a CDS encoding Asp23/Gls24 family envelope stress response protein — protein sequence MNELGNIRIADDVVKTIAAKAAGDVEGIYKLAGGVVDEVSKMLGKKRPTNGVKVEVGEKECSIEVFVIVEFGYPISEVAHEVQKAVLKAVSELSGLKVVEVNVYVQDVKIRTEETSEEEEETEEGL from the coding sequence ATGAATGAATTAGGAAATATAAGAATAGCTGATGATGTAGTGAAAACAATAGCTGCAAAAGCTGCAGGAGATGTAGAAGGTATCTATAAACTTGCTGGTGGAGTAGTAGATGAAGTTAGCAAAATGTTAGGAAAGAAAAGACCAACTAATGGAGTAAAAGTAGAAGTAGGAGAAAAAGAGTGCAGCATCGAAGTATTTGTAATCGTAGAATTTGGATATCCAATTTCAGAAGTAGCTCATGAAGTTCAAAAGGCTGTATTAAAAGCAGTATCTGAATTAAGTGGACTAAAAGTTGTTGAAGTAAATGTATATGTTCAAGATGTAAAAATCAGAACAGAAGAAACTTCTGAAGAAGAGGAAGAGACAGAAGAAGGATTATAA
- the amaP gene encoding alkaline shock response membrane anchor protein AmaP, translated as MTNKFLFFLGWVGIFILSITGIVCIVMPDFIVKFNPLDSTKTNVAIVVICVAYFLLCILKFFSMFEKTGDYEIKTENGKVTISAASVTNFVKEMLSRDKDVEGIKVFTGKRGKKFFVKIKLDMLTDGNIAEKTASIQDGIKNRLSDKMGLDVDTVEVQISKLSIKSSNTSEE; from the coding sequence ATGACTAATAAATTTTTATTTTTTCTAGGGTGGGTAGGAATATTTATACTATCAATTACTGGAATAGTATGTATTGTAATGCCGGATTTTATTGTAAAATTTAATCCATTAGATTCAACAAAAACCAATGTTGCTATAGTTGTTATATGTGTTGCATATTTCTTGTTATGTATTTTAAAATTTTTCTCTATGTTTGAAAAAACAGGTGATTATGAAATAAAAACAGAAAATGGAAAGGTTACCATATCAGCAGCTTCTGTTACTAATTTTGTAAAAGAAATGCTTTCTAGAGATAAAGATGTAGAAGGAATAAAAGTTTTTACAGGAAAAAGAGGGAAAAAATTCTTTGTAAAAATAAAACTTGATATGCTTACAGATGGGAATATTGCAGAAAAGACTGCTTCTATTCAAGATGGAATAAAGAATAGATTATCTGATAAAATGGGATTAGACGTTGATACTGTTGAAGTACAGATTTCTAAGTTGTCAATAAAATCTTCAAATACTTCAGAAGAATAG
- a CDS encoding DUF2273 domain-containing protein, with product MLAEMLEKLMVSLVNNWRKYLGCFIGFVLGVLLVEYGLPKTVFIVVLSIVGYKTGDITFIKKIKKFISEKIKDD from the coding sequence ATGTTAGCTGAGATGCTTGAAAAATTGATGGTATCCCTTGTAAATAACTGGAGAAAATATTTAGGATGTTTTATAGGATTTGTTTTAGGAGTTCTTCTTGTAGAGTATGGTCTTCCTAAAACAGTTTTTATAGTTGTTTTAAGTATTGTAGGTTATAAAACTGGAGATATAACATTTATAAAAAAGATTAAAAAGTTTATATCAGAGAAAATAAAAGATGATTAG
- the nusB gene encoding transcription antitermination factor NusB, translated as MSRRLAREELFKLVFEGEIKEENTKDILESYLKREEILQNENEIAFIKKYMNGIAENNDKILKIIEEKITGWSFERIGNVEKALLKISVYEILCEDTPYEIVINEAVELAKIYGDEKTSEFINGVLAKIVNN; from the coding sequence ATGAGCAGAAGATTAGCAAGGGAAGAGTTATTTAAATTGGTATTTGAAGGAGAAATAAAAGAAGAAAATACGAAAGATATATTGGAAAGTTATTTAAAAAGAGAAGAGATTCTTCAAAATGAAAATGAAATAGCTTTTATAAAAAAATATATGAATGGAATAGCTGAAAATAATGACAAGATTTTAAAAATAATAGAAGAAAAAATAACAGGATGGAGCTTTGAAAGAATTGGAAATGTAGAAAAGGCTCTTTTAAAAATTTCTGTATATGAGATCTTGTGTGAAGATACTCCATATGAAATAGTTATAAATGAAGCAGTAGAACTTGCTAAGATATATGGAGATGAAAAGACTTCTGAGTTTATAAATGGAGTTTTGGCAAAAATAGTAAATAATTAA
- a CDS encoding thermonuclease family protein — protein sequence MRKILLSVFIFSLSIMAVAISGKVIKVSDGDTILLQSGSQRIKVRMYGIDAPELKQNYGEVSKNYLEKRILNRNIDLKVINEDKYGRKVGKVFYKNKDINLEMIETGNAWFYEYHAKREKEYRKAFKSAQEQKLGLWKDKNPQNPRSFRLENKRED from the coding sequence ATGAGAAAAATATTACTTTCAGTATTCATATTTTCTCTGAGTATAATGGCTGTAGCTATTAGTGGAAAAGTAATAAAAGTATCTGATGGAGATACTATCTTGCTTCAATCAGGAAGTCAGAGAATAAAAGTGAGAATGTATGGAATAGATGCTCCTGAACTAAAACAAAATTATGGAGAAGTTTCTAAAAATTATTTAGAAAAAAGGATATTAAATAGAAATATTGATTTAAAAGTGATAAATGAAGATAAATATGGTAGAAAAGTAGGAAAAGTATTTTATAAAAATAAAGATATAAATTTAGAAATGATAGAAACAGGAAATGCTTGGTTTTATGAATACCATGCTAAAAGAGAAAAAGAGTATAGAAAAGCATTTAAAAGTGCTCAGGAACAAAAATTGGGATTATGGAAAGATAAAAATCCACAAAACCCAAGAAGCTTTAGATTAGAAAATAAAAGAGAGGATTAA
- a CDS encoding carboxypeptidase M32, translating into MKKEIKRFRELIKEKKLIDSSLGILQWDLETTTPRKGKELLSEMVGYLSMKGYNIVTSEEFLSLVNFLKENEKDLDDIQRKEIDNMAEEIEKISKIPPHEYQEYSELTAKTQGIWEEAKAKNDFKMFKENLKKIFEFNIKFAEYQGKKDKKIYDIILDEYEKGMTTEKLNEFFSGLRAEIVPLLKKIMEKKKINEKSYINEKVTISEQKKFNRFLSEYLGFDFDRGVVAESEHPFTLNLDKNDVRLTTKYTEDIPFSSIFSTIHETGHGIYEQQIGDDLLGTTLATGGSMGLHESQSRFYENMIGRSISFWKGIYDKNIDIFPFLKKIKIEELYRDINKVEPSFIRTEADELTYSLHIMIRYEIEKGIVNREIGIDDLPEVWNKKMEEYLGIVPETDREGILQDVHWACGLIGYFPSYALGNVYAAQLYNTMKKDMAVDLLLENGKLDRIKGWLRDKIHIYGKLRETGELIQEVTGEELEPKYYIEYLKEKYSKIYNLD; encoded by the coding sequence GTGAAAAAAGAAATAAAAAGATTTAGAGAATTAATTAAAGAAAAAAAACTTATAGATTCATCATTAGGAATATTACAGTGGGATTTGGAAACAACTACTCCAAGGAAAGGAAAAGAACTTCTTTCTGAAATGGTAGGATATTTGAGTATGAAAGGCTATAATATTGTTACATCAGAAGAATTTTTGAGCCTTGTTAACTTTTTAAAAGAAAATGAAAAAGATTTAGATGATATTCAAAGAAAAGAAATAGATAATATGGCTGAAGAAATAGAAAAAATAAGTAAAATACCTCCTCATGAGTATCAAGAATATTCAGAATTAACTGCTAAAACTCAAGGGATATGGGAAGAAGCAAAAGCTAAAAATGATTTTAAAATGTTTAAAGAAAATTTGAAAAAAATATTTGAATTTAATATAAAGTTTGCAGAATATCAAGGAAAAAAAGATAAAAAAATATATGATATAATTTTAGATGAATATGAAAAGGGAATGACTACAGAAAAATTGAATGAATTTTTTAGTGGATTAAGAGCAGAAATAGTTCCACTTTTAAAAAAAATAATGGAAAAAAAGAAAATTAATGAAAAATCGTATATAAATGAAAAGGTAACTATTAGTGAACAGAAAAAATTTAATAGATTTTTGAGTGAATATTTGGGATTTGATTTTGATAGAGGAGTAGTAGCAGAAAGTGAACATCCATTTACATTGAACTTAGATAAAAATGATGTAAGGCTTACTACTAAATATACAGAAGATATTCCTTTTTCCTCAATATTTAGTACTATTCATGAAACTGGGCATGGGATATATGAACAACAGATTGGAGATGATTTACTGGGAACTACTTTAGCTACTGGGGGTTCTATGGGGCTTCATGAGTCACAATCAAGATTTTATGAAAATATGATAGGAAGAAGTATTAGTTTTTGGAAAGGAATATATGATAAAAATATAGATATATTTCCATTCTTAAAGAAAATAAAGATAGAAGAACTCTATAGAGATATAAACAAGGTAGAACCTTCCTTTATAAGAACAGAAGCAGATGAACTTACATATTCACTTCATATAATGATTAGATATGAAATAGAAAAAGGAATAGTTAATAGAGAAATAGGAATAGATGATCTCCCTGAAGTATGGAATAAAAAAATGGAAGAATATTTAGGAATAGTACCTGAAACAGATAGAGAAGGGATATTGCAGGATGTACATTGGGCATGTGGACTCATAGGTTATTTTCCATCATATGCATTAGGAAATGTATATGCAGCTCAATTATATAATACTATGAAAAAAGACATGGCTGTAGATTTACTTCTTGAAAATGGTAAATTGGATAGAATAAAAGGATGGTTGAGAGATAAGATACATATTTATGGTAAATTGAGAGAAACAGGAGAGCTTATTCAGGAGGTAACAGGAGAAGAACTTGAACCAAAGTACTACATAGAATATTTAAAAGAAAAGTATTCAAAAATATATAATCTTGATTAA